TGCCGTCTTCGTCCTTCGGGTTGCGGTCGCCTTCGGCCTACCTGGCCAGCGGATGCGGCCGGAGCTGGAACCGGATCGCCTTGCTGGTGGTCCCCTTGCCGCCTTCCATGTGGTAGGGGGTGCGGGTGCTGATGGCGGCCCAGAGACCGCGGCCCTTCCAGCCGGCGGCCGGGTCGTCGATGCGGCCGTCCACCCACTTGGTGTAGAACCCCATCGGGTAGGGGACGCGCAGGACCACCCACTTCCCATCCTTGAGGACGAGGAGCCCCTCGGACTGGTTGCCGGTGTTGATCGGCACGTTCTCCCCCAGCCCGAGCGTGTTGAACTGGTCCACCCAGGTGTAGTAGCTCCCTTCACCGCTCCCCGGGCTGGTGACGTTGCCGAGCTGCGGGAGGGGCTCGGCGTAGAAGGTCCACCCCTCCGGACAGTGCTGGCCGGTGGCGGTGGGGCCGTTCAGCGGCCCGCGGCACTTGCGCCGGTCGAAGCTGGCCATGTGCCCGCTCGCGAGGGCGGCCCAGTACACGCCGTTGCGGTCCACGTCGCCGCCGCGCGGGGAGAAGCCCTGGTTGGCGACGGCCGGGTTGTTCCACGGCACCTCGAACACCTCGGTGAGCGCGGTGTGCGGCGGGTTGGAGCCGGGAGTCAGCCGGAATATCGCGCCGGGGAAGCCGAACATCGTTCCCCACACCGTTCCGTCCGGCGCCGGTGCCAGCGCGTATGGACCGCCGCCGTACTGCCCCGGTTGAACGCGCTTGTCCCGGGTGGGATCCAGGGGCGCGTTCGGCTCCACGTACTCGTCGCGGCGGCCGTTTCCGTTGGTGTCCACGATCAGCGCGGTCCATCCCTGCGCCCTCTCCTCGTCGCCCGTCTGGTCCCACAATTTCGTGTTCAGCCACCCCACCACCGGCCCGCCGCCGCTCGTCCAGAGGGTGTTGCTGGTGTCCTCGGCGAACATCAGGTGGTGCGTGCCGAAGCAGGTGGAGACGTGCTTCATCTCCTTCGTGCGCGGATCGTACACCGCCAGGTGGCGGCCCGCCGTGTTGAGCGGGAAGAGGCGGGCGGACGGATGGCTCGACCCCGCCTTGCAGAATGCCGGGTTGTCCGGCGCGCGCACCCTGGAGGTGATCCAGACGCGCGCCTTATCGTCGAGCATCGGGTTGTGCGCGTTCGCCCG
This genomic window from Longimicrobium sp. contains:
- a CDS encoding carboxypeptidase-like regulatory domain-containing protein, which gives rise to MKTTKALFAATAVAASALLWAACTHTAQLAGGGATMDRDDIAGVVTGASGPEAGVWVIAETSGLPTKLAKIVVTDDQGRYLLPDLPQAKYDVWVRGYGLVDSPKQRAEPGTTLNLRATPAPNPRAAAEYYPAGYWFSLIRVPAESEFPGTGPQGNGIHPNIRSQAEYLRPLKSGACTGCHQMGSKGTRELHPALGTFESSEKAWERRLHAGQAGGAMVGTLNSMGAPRTLRMFADWSDRIAAGEVPPAPPRPQGIERNVVITLWDWADPRVYLHDLVSTDRRNPTVNAGGPLYAVLEASADYMPVLDPKTHTATRIPVTLRDSSAGPASPQQVAGPSPYWGTEAIWTSRANAHNPMLDDKARVWITSRVRAPDNPAFCKAGSSHPSARLFPLNTAGRHLAVYDPRTKEMKHVSTCFGTHHLMFAEDTSNTLWTSGGGPVVGWLNTKLWDQTGDEERAQGWTALIVDTNGNGRRDEYVEPNAPLDPTRDKRVQPGQYGGGPYALAPAPDGTVWGTMFGFPGAIFRLTPGSNPPHTALTEVFEVPWNNPAVANQGFSPRGGDVDRNGVYWAALASGHMASFDRRKCRGPLNGPTATGQHCPEGWTFYAEPLPQLGNVTSPGSGEGSYYTWVDQFNTLGLGENVPINTGNQSEGLLVLKDGKWVVLRVPYPMGFYTKWVDGRIDDPAAGWKGRGLWAAISTRTPYHMEGGKGTTSKAIRFQLRPHPLAR